Below is a window of Shinella sp. PSBB067 DNA.
CTGGTGGATCTCGACGAGGCTGGGACCCTCGCGTTCCGCCGCCCGCTCCAGCGCCGCCGGCAGGTCCTTCACGTCGGCGAGCCGCTCGGAAGGCACGCCGTAGGCGGTGCCGATGGCGATGAAATCGGGGGCGGAGGGTTTTACGCCCTCGGGCGTGATGCCAGCCTCGACCATGTAGTTCTCGATCTCCTGGTAGCCGTCATTGTTCCAGACGAGGAAGATCACGCGCGCCCCGGCATCCGCCGCCGAGCCGATCTCCGACAGCGAGAATTGCAGCCCGCCGTCGCCGACGAGGCAGATGATCGGCGCATCGGGTTCGGCCAGCGCCGCGCCGACGGCGGCGGGCGGGGCATAGCCGAGCGCGCCGTAGCCCGTCGCGGCGTTGAACCAGCTTCGCGCGCGCGGCGCGTCGCAATAGTAGTTGCCGGCATAGACGGCCTGGGTCGAGTCGCCGACGATGATCGCCTTCGGCAGCGTGCGCCAGATCGCGTCGATGACGCCGATTTCCGTCTGCATCTTGGGCGTCAGTTCCTTCCAGGCCGCCTTGCGGGCGGCCTCGGCGCGAAACGCGCCCTCGCTGATCGCCTTGTGGCCTTCGAGGAAGCCGAGCATGCCGGCGGCCGCCGTCTTGGCGCTGGAGAAGATGGAAAGGCCTGACTGCGGCGTGCGGGCAAGCTGCGCCGCGTCGATGTCGACGCGGATCAGCGTCTTCAGCCGCGGGAAGCCGGCGTCGGCATTGATGTCATAGTCCGTCGGGCCGAATTCCGTGCCGAAGGCGACGACGAGGTCCGCATCGGCAAGAAGGCGGCGCACCGCCTTGAGGCTGGGACTGGCCGGCACGCGCAGCGGGTGGCCGGCGAGCATGCCGCGGGCGTTGACGGTGGTGATGACAGGTGCGCCGATACGCTCGGCAAGGTCGCGGATCTCTTCTTCCGCCGTCACCGCGCCGCCGCCGGCGAGGATGACCGGGCGCGAGGCGTTGGTGCAGAGGATCGCGGCACGCTGCAGCGTCTCCGCATCGGCGCGCGGGCGCGTGGCGACCGCGGCCGGGAAACTGCCGGTCTCGATGGGCTTGGCCATCACGTCCGTGGGAATCTCGATATGCACCGGGCCGGGGCGGCCGGAGAGCAGCACGGCGAAGGCGCGCTCGACGACGAGCGGCAGGTCGGCGGGATTGAGCAGCGTGTGCGAATAGAGCGCCAGCGTCTTCATCATGCCGTGCTGGTCCGGCAGTTCATGCAGCAGGCCGCGGCCGTGGCCGAGCGAATCGCGCTTGTTGACGCCTGATATCACCAGCATCGGCACGGAATCCTGCCGCGCCTGCGCCATCGCCGTGATGGTGTTGGTCAGGCCCGGGCCGGTGATGACGAGCGCCACGCCCGGTTTGCCGGAAACGCGCGCATAGCCGTCGGCCATGAAGCCCGCGCCCTGTTCGTGGCGCGGCGTGATGTGGCGGATCTTCGAGGCGGCAAGGCCGCGGTAGAGCTCCACCGTGTGCACGCCCGGAATGCCGAACACGACCTCGACGCCGTTGGCTTCCAGGAGGTCGACGAGAACTTCCCCGACGGTCTTCGTGGTCATGCGCAGCGCTCCTTGGGGCTCATGGATCGGGTGGCGAGCGCGCTCACGCGCCGGCAGGCTTCGTCTATATCGCCGTCGGGTACGGTAAGACTGAGGCGGATGAAGCCCTCCGCCTGCTCGCCGAAGGACGAGCCGGGCATGACGGCGACGAACTCCTCGCGCAGCAGCGCCCAGGCGAAGTCCTCGCCGCTCATGCCGGTATCCGAGACGTCGACCACGATGAACATGCCGGCTTCCGGCGGCAGCGGCACGAGGCCGGGCGCGCGGGAGAGCGCCTCGGCAAAGCGCGCGGCGCGCGCCTTGTAGCTCTGCCGCATCGTCGCGGCGGTCGGGATCGGGTTGTCGAGCGCATAGGCCGTCATGTCGGCGATGAAGGGCTGGCCGCCGAACAGCATGGTCTCGGAGACGGCGAGCAGCCGCGTGCAGAATTCCGCCGGGCCGATCGCCCAGCCGCTGCGAAAGCCCGGCGCGGCGTGCGACTTGGAGATGGAGGAGACGACGACGGTGCGCTCGGCAAGGTCGGGATTGTCGAAGGGCGAGGCGAAGGTGCCGTGGAAGACGAGCTGCTCGTAGACCTCGTCGCAGACGATCCAGAGGTCGTGCCTGCGGCAGACGGCGCCGATCTCGGCGATCTCCTCCGCCGTCAGCACCGCGCCGGTCGGGTTGTGCGGCGTGTTGAGCAGCAGCACGCGGCATTCCGGCGTGATGGCGGCCTCGAGGTCGGCCGCCTTCATGTGGAAGCCGTTTTCCGGGCGCAGCGGCACGGGCACGCATTGCGCCCCGGTGGAGCGGATGACGCCCTCGTAGCTGGCATAGAGCGGATCGCCGACGAGGACGGCATCGCCCGCCTCGACGAGGCCGAGCATCACGGCGAAGAGGGCGGTCTGCGTGCCGGGAAAGCACAAGACGTTCTCCGCGGTCACGTCGCTGCGGCGCTCCCGGTACTTGCGCACCAGCGCGCTGACGATGGCCGGCTCGCCCCGGCCGTTGGAATAGCGGTAGCGGCCGGCATGCATGGCGCGGACGGCCTCGGCCAGAAGCGTCGGGTCGGGCGCTACGTCCGGCTCGCCGATGGTCAGCTCGATGACGGGCTTGCCCTCGGCCTTCATGCGCCGCGCCTCGGCATGGATGGCCCACTTCTCCGAGCCGAGATTTTGAAGCCGGTCTGTGATGGATGCATAGCGCATGGCCGTTCTCCGTATGCGGATAATGCGGTAAAACAAAAAGCTGGAGCATTTCCGGTGAACCAGGGTTCACCGGAAATGCTCTAGTTCGCGGCGGGCTTGAAGGGCACGCCGAGAAGCGTCTCGATGGTGGCGAGCGCGATGCCGACGAGTTCGCTCTCGCCGAACAGCTCGCCGGCAAGGCAGCCCTCCAGCCATAGGCCGTCGAGCAGGCCGTTGATGGCGATAGCAAGCTGCCGGCAGCGTTCCGGCGAGGCGTCGACGCCGCGCTCGGTGAGGAAATCCGCCAAAAGACCTTCCAGCGCGTTGCGGAAGCCGAGATAGCCCTCGCGGTGGATGGCGGCAAGCTCGGGATCGACGCTGACGCGGCTGATGAACGAGGCCCAGAGCGAGAGGCTGCGGCTGTTGGCGACCGGCTCCGTCAGGTTGATGACGATGAAGTCGCGCAGCCGCGTTTCCGGATCGCCCGTCACCCGCTCGGCCTTTTCGGTGAGCCGGGCAATGACGATGCGGTAGGCCTCCTGGAGGATATGCTCCTTCGACTGGAAGTAATGCCGGATGAGGCCGGCCGTCACGCCCGCCTTGATGGCGATCTGCCGGACCGTCGCGCCTTGCAGGCCGTATTCGGCGATGCAGTCGAGCGTCGCCTCGATCAGGTCGTGGCGGCGTTCGGCTTCGGGAGCGCGATGAAAGGTCCGGCGGGCCATGAGTGCCTCTCCTATGCGGCCCGGCGCAGCACCGGCCGCGTCAGGCAGGTCGGGCCGCCCTCGCAGGCGATGCACAGTGCATCGGCTTCGAACGTCTCGACGGTGCAGCCGGCCGCTTCCATGGCCGCCCTGGTGGCGGGGAAGCCTTCCACCATGATGACCTCGTAGGGCCGGGTCGGCAGCACGTTGAGCGACAGTCCGTTGCTGGCGTGGAATTCTTCCGCCGGTGCCTCGATGAGGCGCACGCCGCGCTTCTTCAGGAGCTGGTAGAAGGCGGCCGGCAGCAGCGGCGCGAAGACGAGCGCGAGGTCCTTGGCGAGCGGGCTCATCACGCTCATCAGGTGGAGGCAGGCTTCCTCCCCCTGCCAGAGCGGCAGGTCGTAGGCGAGCACGGCGACGCCGTGCGGCGCGAGCATTTTCGTCAACTGGTCGATGCCTTCCTGGTTGGTGCGCACGCCGCGACCGACGACGAGGGTCTTCGCGTCGAGCCAGATGCAGTCGCCGCCCTCGACAGTGCCGTCGCCTTCGATGCGGCCGAGGATCGGGATCTGCCGTTCCGCATAGGCCTTTTCGTGCAGGGCCGTTTCGGAAACGCGCAGCGGCTTGCCCATGCGCAGCAGGATCGCGCCGTGGTCGGACATCAGCGACGGGTCGTGCGTGAACATGGCATCGGCCAGCCCGTCGCCGTCATCCTCCAGCCAGATGATCTCGGTGCCGGATTTTTCGACGAGGTCGGCGAAGGCCTTGTACTGGTGGACCGCGCGGGCGCCGTCGAAGGTCGGGCCGTAATGCCACTTGGCCGGATCGGCCGCCGCAAGGCTTGCGCCCGGACGGCGCATCAGCACGCGCTTCAGGGGGGCCGACATTTCCTGCGAACCGTAGGCGGTCATTCAATGCTCCTCAAGAAAATGGGTCGTGGACGGGCGCTGCCGGAAAAGTCAGCGGTGCAGCTATTATACGCTTGAATAATTTCTTAACAAGTGCCACGATGGGATCAACAAGACGAAACGACGGGCCGAAGACGCCCGCGGGAACGCTGAAAAACAGGGGAATTTGGCATGGCTCATGCATCGATTTTCCGTGCGCCGAGGGCAGCTCCGCGATGACGGAACGCGCCGAGGCAATCGCGGTCACGGACCTGCACAAGCGCTTCGGGCCGCTGGAGGTTCTCAAGGGCGTATCGCTGACCGCGCATGAGGGCGACGTCATCGCCATCATCGGCGGTTCGGGTTCCGGCAAGTCGACCTTCCTTCGCTGCATCAACATGCTGGAGCTGCCGAGCGCCGGCACGGTGACGATCCACGGCGAGACCATCGCCATGAAGAAGGACGGCCACGGCGGCATGATGCCTTCGGATCGAAAGCAGGTCCAGCGCATCCGCTCCCGCCTCGGCATGGTCTTCCAGAGCTTCAACCTGTGGCAGCACATGACGATCCTCGAAAACGTCATCGAGGCGCCGGTCCATGTGCTCGGCGTCAGGAAGGGCGAGGCGGTCGACCGGGCCGAGGCGCTTCTGCGCCGCGTCGGGCTTTACGAAAAGCGCGACGCCTATCCGGCCTTCCTTTCCGGCGGCCAGCAGCAGCGCGCGGCCATCGCAAGGGCGCTCGCCATCCAGCCCCATGTCATGCTCTTCGACGAGCCGACTTCCGCGCTCGATCCCGAACTGGTCGGCGAGGTGCTTTCCGTCATCGGCGATCTCGCCAGGGAGAAGCGCACGATGATCCTCGTCACCCACGAGATGAAGTTCGCGCGCAACGTGGCCAGCCATGTCGTGTTCCTGGCGGGCGGCGTTATCGAGGAACAGGGACCGCCCGACGAGATCTTCGGCGCGCCGAAATCCGAGCGGCTGAAGAAATTCATCAGCTCCATCCACTGAAGAACCAGAAAACCAACAGAGGGAAGACCATGAAGAATGCCTTGAAGACAATCGCCCTTGCCGCCGCCATCGGCCTTGCGGCCATTTCGGGCGCGGCGGCCCAGCAGGTTCGCGTCGGCTTCGCCGCCGAGCCCTATCCGCCCTTCACCTCGCCGGATGCCTCGGGCAACTGGGAAGGCTGGGAAGTGGACTTCATGAAGGCGATCTGTGCCGAAGCCAAGCTCGACTGCGTCGTCGCGCCGGTCGCCTGGGACGGCATCATCCCGGCGCTGACCTCCGGCAAGATCGACATGATCATCGGCTCCATGTCGATCACGCCCGAGCGCCTGCAGACCATCGACTTTTCCGACAAGTACTACAACACGCTGCCGGGCGTCATCGGTCCGAAGGACCAGAAGTTCGAGCCGACGCCCGAGGGCCTTGCCGGCAAGACGCTCGGCGTTCAGGTGGCGACCATCCACCAGGTCTATGCCAACAAGTACTTCGCCCCGGCCGGCGTGACGGTCAAGGAATACCAGACGCAGGACGAGGCCAACAACGACCTCGCCTCCGGCCGCATCGATGCGGTGCAGGCCGATTCCGTCGCCATGCTGGAATTCCTCAAGTCCGAGCAGGGCGCGGCCTGCTGCGACATGAAGGGCATGGTCAAGGACGATCCGGAAGTCCTCGGCCTCGGCGTCGGCGTCGGCCTGCGCAAGGGCGAGACGGAGCTGAAGGACAAGATCAACGCCGCCATCAAGGCGATCCGCGAGAACGGCACCTATGACGCGTTCTCCAAGAAGTACTTCGACTTCGACATCTACGGCGGCTGATTTCGCCCGCGGGGCGCTTGCCCCTCACCCAAACCCTCTTCCCGCAGGCGGGGAGAGGGGACGTGCCCAACGTAATGCCGGAGTCCCGGGAAACCGGTGCGGCATAGTCCCCTCGCCCCGCAGCCAAGGAGAAGGTGGCCGGCAGGCCGGATAAGGGGCGAGCCTCTCCCTGAAGAAACGCCGCGAGATTGACCTGAAGGAACCTGAAGCCCCATGGCCGACGCCGGATCGCTGATCAACTGGAGCCTGCTTGCCCTCGAACCGCCCGGCTGGGGCGGGGTTCTCCTCGCCGGGCTCTGGAACTCCGTCCAGATCGCGGTCGGCGGATATGCGCTCGGCCTCCTGCTCGGCACGGGCGGCGCCATGGGCAAGCTCTATGGCGGCCCGATCACGAAGGACCTGCTGGAGGTCTATACGACGCTGGTGCGGGCAGTGCCGGAACTCGTGCTGATCCTCATTCTCTATTATGCCGGCACGGACATGTTGAACCAGATCTCCGCCGCCCTCGGCTGGGGTGCGGTCGATATCAGCGGCCTTGCGGCGGGCATCTTCGTCATCGGCGTCGTGCAGGGCGCCTATTCGACCGAAGTGCTGCGCGGGGCAATCAAGGCGGTGCCGGCGGGGCAGATCGAGGCGGCGCGCGCCTATGGCATGTCGCCCACCCGGATCATGCGCCGCATCACGCTGCCGGCCATGTTGCCGCACGCCATCCCCGGCCTTTCCAACCTCTGGCTGATCGCCACCAAGGATACGGCCTTGCTGGCCGTCGTCGGCTTCAGCGAGCTGACACTGGTCACGCGCCAGGCGGCGGGCAGCACCAAGGCCTACCTTCTCTTCTTCTGCGCGGCCGGCGTGCTGTACCTGACCCTCACGCTGGTCTCGAACGTGCTGATCGGCTTCATCGAGCGCCGCTACAGGCGCGGCATGGCGGAGCCGGCATGATGAGCGACCAGACCGTTTCCGCCCTCGCGCTGACCGAACTGCCGACGAAGCGGAGCTTCTTCAAGCCGCACCGCATCGTGCTGATGGCCATTGCCGCCGCGCTCGTCTTCTCTGCCGTGTGGTTCATGCGCTGGGACTGGTTGCCGCGATATTCCGGGCGACTTGCCCATGGCGTTGGCGTCACCCTGCTGCTGCTGGCCGGCACCTCGATCCTCGGTTTCCTCCTCGCCGTGCCGATCGGCCTCGTGCAGGTGACGGGGCCGTGGCCGCTGAAGATGCTGGCGCGCGGCTTCTGCACGGTCGTGCGCGGCACGCCGCTGCTCCTGCAGCTCTGGCTGCTCTACTATGGCCTCGGCTCGCTCTTCCCGCAGTTTCCGGAGATCCGCAACTCGTTCCTCTGGCCCTATCTGCGCGAAGCCTGGCCCTACGGCATGGCGGCGCTGACCATATCCTTCGCCGCCTACGAGGGCGAAGTCATGCGCGGCGCCTTTGCCGGCGTGCCGCCGGGCGAGCTGGAGGCCGCCCGTGCCTATGGCATGGGCCGCTTCACCATGTTCCGCCGCATCTGGCTGCCGCGCGCCGTGCACCGCGCGCTGCCGACGCTGAACGGCGAGACGGTGCTCCAGTTGAAGTCGACGCCGCTCGTCGCGACGATCACGGTGATCGACGTCTACGCCGTCATCTCCAAGGTGCGGCAGGAGACCTATATCACCTACGAGCCGCTGCTGCTGCTGGCGCTCATCTATCTCTGCCTCACCGCCATTCTGGTGGTCGCCTTCCGCTATTTCGAGAGCAGGATCCCGACGCGCGGCGCCTGAAGAAACGGACGATGTCATGACGATCCACACGACCCTTCTCAATTCCATGCCGGAAATGGTGGCGATCCGCCGCGACCTGCACGAGCATCCGGAACTCGGCCTCGAGGAGGTCCGCACCTCCGAGGTCATCGCGCGCCATCTCGAAAGCTACGGCTACACGGTGACGCGCGGCCTTGCAAAGACCGGCCTCGTCGCGACGCTGACCAACGGGACGGGCCGCCGGTCCATCGGCATCCGCGCCGACATCGACGCGCTGCCGATCCACGAGGAGACCGGCCTTGCCTATGCCAGCAAGACGCCGGGCAAGATGCATGCCTGCGGCCATGACGGGCACACGGCCATGCTGCTCGGCGCGGCGAAGGCGATTGCCGGGCGCCGCAACTTCGACGGCACGGTGCATCTCATCTTCCAGCCGGCGGAGGAAAATTTCGGCGGGGCGAAGATCATGGTGGAGGAGGGGCTGTTCGACAGGTTCCCCTGCGACGCCGTCTTCGCGCTCCACAACGAGCCGAACCTGCCCTTCGGCCAGTTCGCGCTGCGGGAAGGCCCGATCATGGCGGCGGTGGACGAGGCGCGCATCACGGTGAACGGCGTCGGCGGCCACGGTGCCGAACCCCAGGAGACGCAGGACCCCATCGTCTGCGGCGCCTCCATCGTCATGGCGCTGCAGACCATCGTCTCGCGCAACATCCACCCGCTCGACCCGACCGTGGTGACGGTCGGTTCGTTCCATGCGGGCTCGGCCAGCAACATCATCCCCAGCCGGGCGGAGATCGTCGTCGGCATCCGCTCCTTCGACCCGGCGGTGCGCGACGAACTGGAGCGCCGCATCCGCCTGATCGCCGAGCGGCAGGCCGAGAGCTACGGCATGAGCGCCACGGTGAACTACCAGCGCTTCTACGACGCGACGATCAACCACAAGGCCGAGACCGATCTCGTGCGCGACCTTGCCGTGCGTTTTGCCGGGGCCGACAAGGTCGTCGATCTCGACCGCCCCTTCATGGGCAGCGAGGATTTCGCCTATATGCTGAAGGAGCGGCCGGGCACCTATTTCTTCCTCGGCGGCAGGAGCGGGCAAAACGACAGGTCGCTCCACCATCCCGGCTACAATTTCAACGACGACCTGCTGCCGGTCGGCGCCGCCTTCTGGACGGAGCTCGCCGAACACTATCTGCGGGCGGCCTGAGGCGGCCGCGGCGGAACGCCGGTGCTATGCACGGGTAGCCCGGGAAGGATGCAGGTGAGAATCGCCTCTGTCCTTCCGGTCGTGCAACCCGCCGGTTGACACATTCCTGTCACAATTGGACATGCGCCCGAAGGTCTTCGGGGCGATTATTTTTTACCGTCACACATTCGTGAAACTCTTGAAATCGTTGCGTTGCGTGTTAGCGCCGCAATGGTTAACGCGAACCGTTCGCCCTGCATTTTCTGCGTGCGCTTGCGCCGATGCGCCCAGAGGCGCGAAAATTTCCGGTTTCAAATCAGTAAGTTAAGCTTAGCATTTCTGCTTCGAAAAAACCGTCCGCCAAGACGGTTCGCACGCTTTTCACCTGGCGTGGTTGTGCGCCGTCAGGGCCATTTCCACTGTTCAAAAAACGTTGACAGTTGTTTCCAAAATGAGACCCTTGCGTCCCACAAATTGAGGGACCATCTTTAATTCACGAAAGCGGCACACCCCGCTTCCGGAAAGACAACCAAGGGAATGACGATGCCGGAACCGTTGACGCGAAGAGAGCAGTGAGCGCCCCCGAAATGGCCCGCCCCGCTACCGAGCAAGACCGCACCGCCGCTTCCACAGACACATATAGGAAAGGACGACCACAATGACCAAGACCCTCAACACCGCTTTCGCCGCAGCCCTCGCCGCTGCCTCCCTCTTCGGCGCCTCCGCCGCCTTCGCCGGTGGCGACTACTATGTCGGCGGTTCGCCGGACGCCGTGAAGCCCGTCGAGCACCAGCGCCTCGACCGGTTCCAGACGAACAGCATCGAAAACGGGCACGTCGTGATCAAGCGCCAGGCTTCCGTGCCGCAGCCCTATGACCGCGGCGACTATCGCCCGGCCGGCAACTATCAGGACTGATCACCGAAAACGGCATCCTCCCAGGACTTGCCCCCCAAACATTCAACCAGGAATACGACAATGACCAAGACCTTTAACGCCACCTTCGCCGCAGCCCTCGTCGCTGCATCCGTCTTCGGTGCCTCCACGGCCTTCGCCGGCGGTAACTACTATGTCGGCGGCTCGCCGGACGCCGTGAAGACCGAGACCCATGTCGACACCTTCCGCACGAACAGCGTCGACAGCAACGGCCACGTCGTGATCAGGCGCCAGGCTTCCGTGCCGCAGCCCTACGACCGCGGCGATTATCGCCCGGCCGGCAACTATCAGAACTGATCATCGGTACCCGCAGGCCCCGGGATCGGGGCCTGCCGACCCGAACCAAGGAATACGGAAATGACCAAGACCCTCACAACCACCTTCGCCGCCGCCCTCGTCGCGGCTTCCGCCTTCGGCGCTTCCACGGCCTTCGCCGGCGGCGACTACTATGTCGGCGGCGCGCCGGCTCCGGTCCAGTCGCAGAACGTCGACACGGTCCGCACGAACAGCATCGGCAGCAAGCACATCGTCAAGGGCCAGTCGGCCGAAGCCCAGCCCTACAACAGCGGCGACTATCGCTCGATGGCTCCGAACGCCAACCACTGATCGCCGGCGCATCGCCAATCCCCTCCCAAGATCTGAACCAAGGAATACGACAATGGCCAGGACCCTCAACACTGCTTTCGCGGCAGCCCTTGCCGCCGCCTCCGTCTTCGGCGCCTCCGCAGCTCTCGCCGGCGGCAACTACTATGTCGGCGGTTCGCCGGACGCCGTGAAGTCGCAGAACGTCGATACGTTCCGCACCCACAGCATCGGCAGCAAGCACGTCGTCTACAAGGACGTCGCTGCCGACTCCCAGCCGACCGACCGCGGCGACTACCGCACGATGGCTCCGGGCAACGCCAACTGATCCCTGGCGTTACCGGATGACCGAATAGATTTTATGCAAGGACAAGAACAATGACCTCCAACACCACTTTCGCAGCCGCCCTTCTGGCCGCCTCCGTCTTCGGTGCCTCGGCTGCCCTCGCCGCCCCGGGCGGCGACTATTTCCCGGGTGGCACCCGCCAGCCGGTCCAGGCCGAGCGCGTGGACAGCGTCCGCACGCACAGCATCGGCGACAAGCGCGTCCTCGTCCGCGACAACGCTGCCGACAGCCAGGGCGCAGCGCGCGGCGACTACCGTTCGGTTGCTCCGGTCAACGCCAACTGATCCCCGGACGCCGCCTCTCCCGGCGTCTTTTAAAGCTCCCGGCGGCAACGCCGGGAGCTTTGTTCGTTTCCGCCTCCTGCAAGCAAAATGCCGCACGCGGGCGATTGTCGCGCTGCGGCAACATGGGGCAGGGGGCGGGAATTGACCTTTGCCTGTTTCGGCCCAAATCTTTCCTGACGCAGCCGGGTCAATCGCGGCGGCTCAGAAAGGACGTGGCCGATGTTCGAAACGCTGGATGCAACGCTGCTCGCCCGGTTCCAGTTCGCCTTCACCGTCTCCTTCCACATCGTCTTTCCCGCCTTCTCCATCGGCCTTGCGAGCTATCTCGCCGTGCTGGAGGGCCTGTGGCTGTGGACGAAGGACGAGGTCTATTTCGCGCTCTTCAATTTCTGGAAGACGATCTTCGCGCTCGCCTTCGGCATGGGCGTCGTGTCGGGCATCGTCATGTCCTACCAGTTCGGCACGAACTGGAGCGTCTTTTCCGACAAGGCCGGGCCGGTCATCGGCCCGCTGATGGGCTACGAGGTGCTGACGGCCTTCTTCCTGGAGGCGGGCTTCCTCGGCGTCATGCTGTTCGGCCTCAATCGCGTCGGCCCGCGGCTGCATTTCTTCGCCACGCTGATGGTGGCCGTCGGAACGCTGATCTCGGCCACCTGGATCCTCGCCGCCAATTCCTGGATGCAGACGCCGGCCGGCTTTTCCGTCAACGCGGCGGGCCAGTTCGTGCCCACCGACTGGTGGGGGGTGATCTTCAACCCGTCCTTCCCCTACAGGCTCGTGCACATGGTGCTCGCCGCCTATCTCACCACCGCCTTCGTCGTCGGCGGCGTCGGGGCCTTCCACCTCCTGCGCGGCGATGCGCCGAAGCGGGCGAGGAAGATGTTCTCCATGGCGATGTGGATGGCGGCGCTCGTCGCGCCCATCCAGATATTCGCCGGCGACATGCACGGCCTCAACACGCTGGAGCACCAGCCGGCCAAGGTCATGGCGATGGAGGGCCACTTCCGGAGCCACCCGGACGGCGCGCCGCTCATCCTCTTCGGCCTGCCGAACGCCGCCGAGCAGCGCGTCGACTACGCCGTCGAGATCCCCAAGCTGTCGAGCCTCATCCTCAAGCACGACCTGAATGCGCCGCTGGCGGGCCTCGATACGGTGCCGCGCGAACTGCAGCCGCCGGTCGCGGTCGTGTTCTGGTCCTTCCGCGTCATGGTCGCCATCGGCTTTGCCATGCTCGGCCTCGGCCTGTGGTCGCTCTGGTGTCGCTGGCGCGGCACGCTCGGCGAGAACCGCTGGCTGCACCGCGCCGCCGTGCTGATGGGCCCCGCCGGCTTCCTCGCCGTGCTCGCCGGCTGGGTGACGACGGAGGTAGGCCGCCAGCCCTATACGGTCTACGGCCACCTGCTGACGGCCGATTCCGTCGCGCCCGTCGACGCGCCTGCCGTCGCGACCTCGCTGATCGCCTTCATCATCGTCTATTTCCTCGTCTTCGGCGCGGGCACCTTCTATATCCTGCGCCTGATGGGCCGCCTGCCGCGCGATCCGATGCCCGAAATGGAAGGCCCCATCCGCACGGCTGGCATCACGCCCGCCGCCGCCGTCGCCAGCAAAGCCGGGAGCCCGCATCATGGCGCTTGACCTTCCCTTCCTCTGGGCGGCCATCATCGCCTTTGCGGTGCTCGCCTATGTCATTCTCGACGGTTTCGACCTCGGCGTCGGCATCCTCTTTCCCTTCTTCAAGGAAAAGCACGACCGCGACGTGATGATGAATTCCGTCGCGCCCGTCTGGGACGGCAACGAGACCTGGCTGGTGCTGGGCGGCGGCGGGCTGATGGCCGTCTTCCCGCTCGCCTATGCGACCATCCTGCCGGCGCTCTACATGCCGCTCATCCTCATGTTGCTCGGCCTCATCTTCCGCGGCGTCGCCTTCGAATACCGCTGGCGCACCCGGCGTGGCGAGTTCCTCTGGGACATCGCCTTTGCCGGCGGCTCCATGGTGGCGGCCTTCATGCAGGGCGTGGCGCTCGGCGCGCTGGTGCAGGGCATTCCCGTCACGGGCCGCGCCTATGCCGGCGGCTGGTGGGACTGGCTGACGCCCTTCTCCGTTGCGACCGGCATCGCGCTGCTCGTCGGCTATGGCCTGCTCGGCGCCACCTGGCTGGTGATGAAGACCACCGGCGAGCTTGCCGCCCGCGCGCGCCGCCATGCCTTGCGTGCCGGCATCGGCACGCTGGCCGCCATGGGCGTCTTCAGCCTCTGGACGCCCTTCCTGGAGCCGCTCTATTTCGAGCGCTGGTTCGGCTGGCCGACGATCGTCTTCAGCCTGCTGGTGCCGCTGCTGGTGCTCGGCTGCTTCGCCATGCTGATCCAGGGCTTGAGGACCGAGCACGATTCGCGGCCGTTCATCGCCGCGCTCGGCCTCTTCGTGCTCGGCTTTGCCGGCATCGGCATCAGCTTCTATCCCTATATCGTGCCGGCCTCGCTGACGATCTGGGAGGCCGCGGCGCCTGAGGAAAGCCTTGCCTTCCTCATCGTCGGCGCGGTCGTGCTCGTGCCGATGATCCTCGGATACACCGCCTACGCCTACTGGGTCTTCCGCGGCAAGGTGGACCCGGAGGAAGGGTATCACTGATGGCGCGCAAGCTGCTGTGGTTCGCGGCCCTTTGGGCGGGCGGCGTTCTGGCGGTCGCCC
It encodes the following:
- a CDS encoding transporter substrate-binding domain-containing protein encodes the protein MKNALKTIALAAAIGLAAISGAAAQQVRVGFAAEPYPPFTSPDASGNWEGWEVDFMKAICAEAKLDCVVAPVAWDGIIPALTSGKIDMIIGSMSITPERLQTIDFSDKYYNTLPGVIGPKDQKFEPTPEGLAGKTLGVQVATIHQVYANKYFAPAGVTVKEYQTQDEANNDLASGRIDAVQADSVAMLEFLKSEQGAACCDMKGMVKDDPEVLGLGVGVGLRKGETELKDKINAAIKAIRENGTYDAFSKKYFDFDIYGG
- a CDS encoding ABC transporter permease, which codes for MADAGSLINWSLLALEPPGWGGVLLAGLWNSVQIAVGGYALGLLLGTGGAMGKLYGGPITKDLLEVYTTLVRAVPELVLILILYYAGTDMLNQISAALGWGAVDISGLAAGIFVIGVVQGAYSTEVLRGAIKAVPAGQIEAARAYGMSPTRIMRRITLPAMLPHAIPGLSNLWLIATKDTALLAVVGFSELTLVTRQAAGSTKAYLLFFCAAGVLYLTLTLVSNVLIGFIERRYRRGMAEPA
- a CDS encoding ABC transporter permease; translated protein: MSDQTVSALALTELPTKRSFFKPHRIVLMAIAAALVFSAVWFMRWDWLPRYSGRLAHGVGVTLLLLAGTSILGFLLAVPIGLVQVTGPWPLKMLARGFCTVVRGTPLLLQLWLLYYGLGSLFPQFPEIRNSFLWPYLREAWPYGMAALTISFAAYEGEVMRGAFAGVPPGELEAARAYGMGRFTMFRRIWLPRAVHRALPTLNGETVLQLKSTPLVATITVIDVYAVISKVRQETYITYEPLLLLALIYLCLTAILVVAFRYFESRIPTRGA
- a CDS encoding M20 aminoacylase family protein, which gives rise to MTIHTTLLNSMPEMVAIRRDLHEHPELGLEEVRTSEVIARHLESYGYTVTRGLAKTGLVATLTNGTGRRSIGIRADIDALPIHEETGLAYASKTPGKMHACGHDGHTAMLLGAAKAIAGRRNFDGTVHLIFQPAEENFGGAKIMVEEGLFDRFPCDAVFALHNEPNLPFGQFALREGPIMAAVDEARITVNGVGGHGAEPQETQDPIVCGASIVMALQTIVSRNIHPLDPTVVTVGSFHAGSASNIIPSRAEIVVGIRSFDPAVRDELERRIRLIAERQAESYGMSATVNYQRFYDATINHKAETDLVRDLAVRFAGADKVVDLDRPFMGSEDFAYMLKERPGTYFFLGGRSGQNDRSLHHPGYNFNDDLLPVGAAFWTELAEHYLRAA
- a CDS encoding cytochrome ubiquinol oxidase subunit I codes for the protein MFETLDATLLARFQFAFTVSFHIVFPAFSIGLASYLAVLEGLWLWTKDEVYFALFNFWKTIFALAFGMGVVSGIVMSYQFGTNWSVFSDKAGPVIGPLMGYEVLTAFFLEAGFLGVMLFGLNRVGPRLHFFATLMVAVGTLISATWILAANSWMQTPAGFSVNAAGQFVPTDWWGVIFNPSFPYRLVHMVLAAYLTTAFVVGGVGAFHLLRGDAPKRARKMFSMAMWMAALVAPIQIFAGDMHGLNTLEHQPAKVMAMEGHFRSHPDGAPLILFGLPNAAEQRVDYAVEIPKLSSLILKHDLNAPLAGLDTVPRELQPPVAVVFWSFRVMVAIGFAMLGLGLWSLWCRWRGTLGENRWLHRAAVLMGPAGFLAVLAGWVTTEVGRQPYTVYGHLLTADSVAPVDAPAVATSLIAFIIVYFLVFGAGTFYILRLMGRLPRDPMPEMEGPIRTAGITPAAAVASKAGSPHHGA